Proteins encoded together in one Mycobacterium simiae window:
- a CDS encoding TM2 domain-containing protein, giving the protein MSTPNPPGPPPEGWQPPGYQPPQHPPPAPPSGYPGYPGYPPPPGYPPSQPYPGYAGYPGYPAAPHAPFGRDPATGVPLSDKSSTTAGLLQLFFGVFGIGRFYIDSTQIAVAQLLLGLVGLVFSLFCFLGFPVLLGSAVWAVVDAIMMFTGSVKDNQGRRLR; this is encoded by the coding sequence ATGTCGACGCCGAACCCACCCGGACCGCCTCCCGAGGGTTGGCAGCCGCCCGGCTACCAACCGCCCCAGCACCCGCCGCCAGCACCGCCCTCGGGATATCCGGGGTACCCGGGGTATCCGCCGCCGCCCGGATACCCTCCGTCACAGCCCTATCCCGGATATGCCGGCTACCCGGGCTACCCCGCCGCTCCGCATGCACCGTTCGGGCGTGATCCCGCCACGGGCGTCCCGCTGTCGGACAAATCGAGCACCACGGCAGGGCTCTTGCAACTGTTCTTCGGCGTGTTCGGCATCGGTCGGTTCTACATCGACTCGACACAGATCGCGGTGGCGCAACTGTTGCTGGGCCTGGTTGGACTGGTCTTCAGTTTGTTCTGCTTCCTCGGATTTCCCGTTTTGCTCGGCAGCGCCGTGTGGGCCGTCGTGGACGCGATCATGATGTTCACCGGCAGCGTGAAGGACAACCAGGGCCGCAGACTGCGCTAG
- a CDS encoding DUF2255 family protein has protein sequence MHSLADELTQPTLVVHSDAAVNPGSVRGFLSKVSAPVDRLWLDGVSQFDFYDQPGAVSAAVDAAADRFTRSPGVFGAPTLLDVLASSKVVTTGSTTPSGRVIDTPVGVVVVDDAGYLRSRRGSKGKWYRRATRMPHGFVRHDAIRFPVTFGPVTDADTIRRVDRATYRKYGGVLHSLLLRPLLWWTRIYVLKITPQRRST, from the coding sequence GTGCATTCCCTTGCCGACGAGCTCACCCAGCCGACGCTCGTCGTGCACAGTGATGCTGCCGTCAACCCCGGCAGCGTGCGTGGGTTCCTGTCCAAGGTATCGGCTCCGGTCGACCGGTTATGGCTGGACGGCGTAAGCCAATTCGATTTCTACGACCAACCCGGCGCGGTGAGCGCTGCGGTCGACGCCGCGGCGGATCGATTCACCCGCTCGCCCGGAGTGTTCGGCGCCCCCACATTGCTCGACGTTCTCGCGTCCTCAAAAGTGGTCACCACCGGCAGCACCACCCCGTCCGGGCGGGTGATCGACACACCGGTCGGTGTGGTCGTCGTCGACGACGCCGGCTACCTGCGCAGCCGACGGGGCTCCAAGGGCAAGTGGTACCGGCGCGCGACGCGAATGCCACACGGGTTCGTCCGTCACGATGCTATTCGTTTCCCGGTCACCTTCGGCCCTGTGACGGATGCCGACACGATTCGCCGCGTGGACCGGGCAACTTACCGCAAGTACGGCGGCGTACTGCATTCACTGCTGTTGCGGCCGTTGTTGTGGTGGACGCGAATTTACGTCCTGAAAATCACCCCGCAACGCCGGTCGACGTAG
- a CDS encoding VOC family protein, whose translation MTLRAEDLYHTGIVVPDLGAAMARLTALAGYQWITPLSYTLPFRTTAGVRDLTSTIVYSVQSPHLELVQEVPGTPWAAVPGNAVHHVGYFTDDLADTARQLETNGFTFEMTGEVPGAEFGMFAYYLDPVGTRIEIVDRALFPDFAAFVASMTAPGAGGT comes from the coding sequence ATGACCCTTCGAGCCGAAGACCTCTACCATACCGGCATCGTCGTCCCCGACCTCGGCGCCGCGATGGCGAGGCTGACCGCGTTGGCCGGCTACCAGTGGATCACCCCGCTCAGCTACACGTTGCCCTTCCGCACCACGGCGGGCGTTCGCGACCTGACCTCGACGATCGTCTACTCGGTCCAAAGTCCGCACTTGGAATTGGTTCAGGAGGTACCAGGTACGCCGTGGGCGGCGGTACCGGGCAATGCCGTGCACCATGTCGGCTACTTCACCGACGACCTGGCCGACACCGCACGCCAGTTGGAAACCAACGGCTTTACCTTCGAAATGACCGGCGAGGTACCTGGAGCCGAATTCGGGATGTTTGCCTACTACCTCGACCCGGTGGGCACCCGCATCGAGATCGTCGACCGCGCGCTGTTTCCCGACTTCGCCGCCTTCGTCGCATCCATGACGGCACCCGGTGCGGGCGGGACCTGA
- a CDS encoding TetR/AcrR family transcriptional regulator: protein MQRNRHKLVTAAREAFNEQGPQTSLEEIARRAGVGATTLYRHFADKDDLVRRTVHHSTPASRGPAPRHHRRRHRDVHPDDRRRRRPCRSGEGRTGPARRIDPSHDGSSPARRKKVRAGS, encoded by the coding sequence GTGCAGCGCAATCGACACAAGTTGGTTACCGCGGCCCGCGAGGCGTTCAACGAGCAGGGACCCCAGACGAGCCTGGAGGAGATCGCCCGCCGGGCCGGCGTCGGCGCCACCACGCTCTACCGCCACTTCGCCGACAAGGACGACTTGGTTCGTCGAACCGTTCACCACTCGACTCCGGCAAGCCGGGGGCCTGCACCCCGGCATCACCGCCGACGACATCGCGATGTTCATCCGGATGACCGTCGCCGCCGACGACCATGCCGGTCGGGCGAAGGCCGTACAGGTCCTGCTCGCCGGATTGACCCATCCCACGATGGGTCGTCACCGGCCCGCCGCAAGAAAGTGCGGGCCGGATCATGA
- a CDS encoding MBL fold metallo-hydrolase yields MFEPVYRSRPGADALQPAAAERAAQIAPGLWCSPGLSNSYLLTTGDGRVIVNTGMGFEGPVHRANFDAVDSSPVRYIIFTQGHVDHVGGVDSIRDPDTIVVAQANWTTWRDDNERLIPYRANRSAFAFKDKLATGIQAIQRRLGTRMLAAQSVPSVDLAFDDALVLEVGGRRLELLSVPGGETTDSLVVWLPEERICLCGNTFGPIFGHIPNLVTIRGDRYRDALTAITSVERVRDLRPELLVTGHFAPIAGADRIHAELTRLRDAIEYIHDQTVAGMNAGKDVQTLMREIALPAEYEVGQGYGKVSWDVRAIWENYSGWFHHRSTTELYPVGFDAVGADVVQLAGADALVDRARTHLGEHRPLHAIHLAELVASVQADHPGAREVLRAAHQDLLAGSTNFWETAWLRSYLDQQTARTA; encoded by the coding sequence ATGTTCGAGCCGGTATACCGCAGCAGGCCGGGCGCCGACGCGCTGCAACCCGCGGCCGCCGAACGGGCCGCGCAGATCGCCCCGGGACTGTGGTGCTCACCGGGACTGTCCAATTCGTACCTGCTGACCACCGGCGACGGCCGCGTCATCGTCAACACGGGGATGGGTTTCGAGGGGCCGGTGCACCGGGCCAACTTCGATGCCGTCGACTCCTCGCCGGTGCGCTACATCATCTTCACTCAGGGCCACGTTGATCACGTCGGCGGGGTAGACAGCATCCGCGACCCGGACACCATTGTTGTCGCCCAGGCCAATTGGACGACATGGCGCGACGACAACGAACGCCTCATCCCCTACCGGGCGAACCGCAGCGCGTTCGCGTTCAAAGACAAACTGGCGACCGGAATTCAAGCAATTCAGCGCCGTCTAGGCACCAGAATGCTTGCTGCCCAAAGCGTTCCGAGCGTCGATCTCGCCTTCGACGACGCCCTCGTCCTCGAGGTCGGCGGCCGACGACTGGAGCTGCTTTCGGTCCCCGGCGGCGAGACCACCGACTCGCTGGTCGTCTGGCTGCCCGAGGAGCGAATCTGCCTATGTGGAAACACTTTCGGTCCAATATTCGGGCACATTCCCAATTTGGTCACAATCCGCGGCGACCGCTACCGCGACGCCCTGACCGCGATCACATCGGTGGAACGGGTGCGCGACCTGCGGCCAGAACTACTGGTGACCGGCCACTTCGCGCCGATCGCCGGCGCCGACCGCATCCACGCCGAACTGACCCGGTTACGCGACGCTATCGAATACATACACGACCAGACGGTGGCCGGGATGAACGCCGGCAAAGACGTGCAGACCCTGATGCGCGAGATCGCTCTGCCCGCGGAATACGAAGTGGGCCAGGGGTATGGCAAGGTCTCCTGGGATGTGCGGGCCATCTGGGAGAACTACTCGGGCTGGTTCCACCATCGGTCGACCACCGAGCTCTATCCGGTCGGTTTCGACGCCGTTGGGGCCGACGTGGTGCAGCTCGCCGGTGCGGATGCCTTGGTGGATCGGGCGCGGACGCACCTCGGCGAGCATCGACCGCTGCATGCCATCCACCTTGCCGAACTCGTGGCCAGCGTGCAGGCCGACCATCCGGGCGCGCGCGAAGTGTTGCGGGCAGCCCACCAGGACCTGCTGGCCGGCAGCACTAACTTTTGGGAAACCGCTTGGCTACGTAGCTATCTGGATCAGCAGACAGCGAGGACCGCATGA
- a CDS encoding LLM class flavin-dependent oxidoreductase, which yields MRAGPDVLTVLRFNFASPHGDPRTQSTLLSAALELAQWGESHGITSVSVDEHHATGHGWSCNPIMAAAMFLARTSTMIASVDCALGPLWNPVRLAEDIALVDNMSRGRLHTTVGLGYRTVEYDALGMDFGSRGELMDSLLERMLSVWSGESDTAICPGTWSRPHPPLYVGGGVRATARRAARFGLPLSLADHLPDIADYYRELCSAAGIKPLVLMPGPLNRGMIYLHEDPDRAWAELGEHILWEAVTYGQWSSDQRSLMHLPGVHTLDEVRGSGRYRFLTPDQLISEIRDSDEYGPLVLHPLVGGMPVDEAWKSVQLLTDAVLPALR from the coding sequence GTGCGGGCGGGACCTGACGTGCTGACGGTGCTGCGCTTCAACTTCGCTTCGCCGCACGGGGATCCGCGCACCCAGAGCACGCTGCTGTCCGCTGCCCTCGAGTTGGCGCAATGGGGCGAGTCGCACGGCATCACGTCGGTGAGCGTGGACGAGCACCACGCCACCGGCCATGGCTGGAGCTGCAACCCGATCATGGCGGCGGCAATGTTTTTGGCGCGCACGTCCACCATGATTGCGAGCGTGGATTGCGCGCTGGGGCCGTTGTGGAATCCGGTCCGGCTCGCCGAAGATATCGCGCTGGTCGACAACATGAGCCGCGGCCGGCTGCACACGACAGTCGGGCTTGGCTACCGAACTGTCGAGTATGACGCCTTGGGAATGGATTTCGGCAGCCGCGGCGAGCTGATGGACAGTCTGCTCGAGCGGATGCTGTCCGTCTGGTCGGGCGAGTCGGACACGGCGATCTGTCCCGGCACCTGGAGCCGGCCGCACCCGCCGCTATATGTCGGTGGCGGGGTGCGGGCCACGGCGCGACGCGCCGCCCGGTTCGGATTGCCGCTCAGCCTGGCCGACCATTTGCCCGACATCGCCGACTACTACCGTGAGCTGTGTTCAGCTGCCGGTATCAAACCCCTGGTGCTGATGCCGGGACCGCTCAATCGCGGAATGATCTATTTGCACGAAGACCCCGACCGGGCCTGGGCCGAGCTGGGGGAGCACATCCTGTGGGAGGCAGTTACTTACGGGCAGTGGTCGTCGGATCAGCGTTCGCTGATGCACCTGCCCGGGGTGCACACGCTGGACGAGGTCCGAGGGTCCGGACGCTACCGGTTCCTCACGCCGGACCAGCTCATCAGCGAAATCCGAGACAGCGACGAGTACGGACCGCTCGTGCTGCATCCCCTGGTCGGCGGTATGCCCGTCGACGAGGCCTGGAAATCGGTGCAGCTGCTGACCGACGCCGTTCTGCCCGCGCTGCGGTGA
- a CDS encoding M1 family metallopeptidase has translation MKASAKKAAPPEVLDEYLPKNGNSGYQVSRYELDLDYRVAVNRLSGVATITAVALTELQQLTLDLSNALTVSKVSVNGRRIDHFSCRAAKLRIRLDSTVPIGAALSIVVRYGGSPRPIRSLWGNVGFEELTEGALVAGQPNGAASWFPCNDHPSAKAAFNIQVSTESRYRVIANGQLLSRRARSSRTVWTYEQREPTSTYLITLQIGSYDVHRLARTPVPIDAALPARLRENFDHDFARQPEMMRLFIDLFGPYPLGSGYTVVVTDDALEIPVEAQGISIFGANHCDGTRASERLIAHELAHQWFGNSVTAGQWRDIWLHEGFACYAEWLWSEHSGGPSAHELAEWHHAQLRTQPQDLLLTDPGARDMFDDRVYKRGALTLHALRNRLGSDNFVALLKDWTTRHRHGTAVTDDFTGLAANYSDESLRPLWDQWLYATAVP, from the coding sequence GTGAAGGCCTCGGCCAAGAAGGCGGCGCCGCCCGAGGTGCTCGACGAGTACCTGCCGAAGAACGGCAACTCCGGTTACCAGGTGTCACGCTACGAGCTTGACCTGGACTACCGGGTCGCCGTGAACCGGCTGTCCGGGGTAGCCACGATTACCGCCGTCGCGCTGACCGAACTGCAGCAGCTTACCCTCGACCTGTCCAACGCGTTGACGGTGTCCAAGGTGTCGGTGAACGGCAGACGGATCGACCACTTCTCCTGCCGGGCAGCGAAATTGCGTATCCGCCTTGATTCGACGGTGCCCATCGGCGCCGCCCTGTCGATCGTGGTGCGCTACGGCGGTTCACCTCGTCCGATCCGGTCCCTGTGGGGCAACGTCGGTTTCGAGGAGCTGACGGAGGGCGCACTGGTGGCCGGACAGCCCAACGGCGCCGCGTCCTGGTTTCCCTGCAACGACCATCCCAGCGCCAAAGCCGCGTTTAACATCCAGGTCAGCACCGAAAGTCGGTATCGGGTCATCGCCAACGGGCAACTACTATCCCGGCGGGCCCGCTCGTCGCGAACCGTGTGGACCTACGAACAGCGCGAGCCCACGTCGACCTACCTGATCACGTTGCAAATCGGCAGCTACGACGTGCACCGGCTGGCGCGTACCCCGGTGCCGATCGACGCCGCGCTGCCCGCCCGCCTGCGGGAAAACTTCGACCACGACTTCGCCCGTCAGCCGGAGATGATGCGGTTGTTCATCGACCTGTTTGGCCCGTATCCGCTGGGCAGCGGCTACACGGTCGTCGTCACCGACGACGCGCTGGAGATACCCGTTGAAGCGCAAGGTATTTCAATCTTCGGCGCAAATCATTGCGACGGCACTCGGGCCAGCGAGCGGCTGATCGCCCACGAACTGGCGCACCAGTGGTTCGGCAACTCGGTGACCGCCGGACAATGGCGCGACATCTGGCTGCACGAAGGGTTCGCCTGCTACGCGGAGTGGCTGTGGTCGGAGCACAGCGGCGGACCCAGCGCCCACGAACTCGCCGAGTGGCACCACGCACAGTTGCGCACCCAGCCCCAGGACCTGTTGCTGACCGACCCCGGAGCCCGGGATATGTTCGACGATCGGGTCTACAAGCGCGGCGCCCTGACCCTGCACGCACTGCGCAACCGGCTCGGCAGCGACAACTTCGTTGCGTTACTGAAGGATTGGACCACGCGGCACCGCCACGGCACCGCCGTCACCGACGACTTCACCGGCCTGGCGGCGAACTACTCGGACGAATCGCTACGCCCGCTGTGGGACCAGTGGTTGTACGCGACAGCAGTGCCCTGA
- a CDS encoding DUF2237 family protein yields MSDRNVLGGPLQPCGSEPLTGYYRDGCCSSGAEDVGRHTICAVMTTEFLEHQRSIGNDLLTPVPEYRFPGLLPGDRWCVTALNWLRAHQDGCAAPVVLASTHERTLEVVPLEVLREHEVDVPDDLANL; encoded by the coding sequence GTGTCCGATCGCAACGTGCTGGGCGGCCCGCTGCAACCATGCGGGAGCGAGCCCCTCACCGGCTATTACCGAGACGGTTGTTGCTCGAGTGGGGCCGAGGATGTCGGCCGCCACACCATCTGTGCGGTGATGACGACGGAATTCTTGGAGCATCAGCGTTCCATCGGCAACGACCTATTGACGCCCGTGCCGGAGTATCGATTTCCGGGTCTGCTGCCCGGTGACCGTTGGTGCGTCACCGCCCTGAACTGGCTTCGGGCCCACCAGGATGGTTGTGCGGCCCCGGTGGTGTTGGCCTCCACCCATGAACGCACCCTCGAGGTGGTGCCGCTGGAGGTGTTGCGGGAGCACGAGGTTGACGTTCCCGACGATCTAGCCAACTTGTAA
- a CDS encoding cellulase family glycosylhydrolase translates to MNRRTAMKLPLMLAAGAALAHAPRAVAQAGRWSPDRAKTWYQAQGWLVGANYVPSTAINQLEMFQAGTFDAQRIDSELNVARTMGFNTMRVFLHDQLWAQDRQGFQSRLAQFVGIASRHNIKPLFVLFDSCWDPLPKSGPQHPPVRGVHNSGWVQSPGAERLGDPRYIPVMQDYVTGVLRQFRNDDRVLGWDLWNEPDNPAKEYRKVERNDKLQLVTDLLPQVFRWARAVDPAQPLTSGVWQGSWGDPGTRSTISGIQLDNADVITFHNYGKPAEFESKINELAPLGRPIICTEYMARSQGSTIETILPIAKRHNVGAFNWGLVAGKTQTYFPWDSWDHPYTAPPKLWFHDLLLPDGRPYRAGEMQTVRGLTGGIG, encoded by the coding sequence GTGAACCGCCGCACGGCCATGAAGTTGCCGCTGATGCTCGCAGCGGGTGCGGCCTTGGCCCACGCACCCCGCGCTGTCGCACAAGCGGGACGGTGGTCGCCGGACCGCGCCAAGACCTGGTATCAGGCGCAGGGCTGGCTGGTCGGCGCAAACTACGTCCCGTCGACCGCCATCAACCAGCTGGAGATGTTTCAGGCGGGAACGTTTGACGCCCAACGCATCGACAGTGAATTGAATGTCGCCCGCACCATGGGTTTCAACACCATGCGGGTTTTCCTCCACGATCAACTGTGGGCCCAGGATCGCCAGGGCTTTCAGAGCCGTCTCGCCCAGTTCGTCGGCATCGCCTCCCGGCACAACATCAAGCCGCTGTTCGTACTGTTCGATTCGTGTTGGGATCCGCTGCCCAAGTCCGGTCCGCAGCACCCGCCGGTGCGCGGGGTGCACAACTCCGGATGGGTGCAAAGCCCGGGTGCCGAGCGGCTAGGCGACCCGCGCTACATCCCGGTGATGCAGGACTACGTCACGGGAGTATTGCGGCAGTTCCGCAATGACGACCGAGTGCTGGGATGGGATCTGTGGAACGAACCCGACAATCCCGCCAAGGAGTACCGCAAGGTCGAGCGCAACGACAAGCTGCAACTCGTCACCGACTTGCTGCCGCAAGTGTTTCGCTGGGCCCGTGCGGTCGATCCCGCGCAGCCGTTGACAAGTGGCGTCTGGCAAGGCTCTTGGGGAGACCCCGGCACCCGTAGCACCATCAGCGGGATTCAGCTCGACAACGCCGACGTGATCACGTTCCACAACTACGGCAAACCGGCCGAGTTCGAGTCGAAGATCAACGAGCTGGCGCCGCTGGGACGGCCGATCATCTGCACCGAATACATGGCCCGGTCCCAGGGCAGCACCATCGAGACGATTCTGCCGATCGCCAAGCGACACAACGTCGGTGCGTTCAATTGGGGGCTCGTCGCCGGGAAGACCCAGACCTATTTTCCCTGGGATTCGTGGGACCACCCATACACGGCGCCACCGAAGCTGTGGTTTCACGATCTGCTGCTACCCGACGGGCGGCCGTATCGTGCGGGTGAAATGCAGACCGTTCGTGGGTTGACCGGCGGGATCGGATGA
- a CDS encoding sulfotransferase family protein has translation MSAAGSDIADLDFDDLTSPRLTDIQRQILEFTEARPVYFDIDRMLAQAVEQAGAEDLDDTDGFGDRLRAHVAAIEADDGLRQLTRSTLRQRVVRLLRNRLSLTELIKRYPEIESITIENPFIVVGMPRSGTTHLVNLIAADPRRRALPYWESQEPIPAPGEGPDIDGIDPRYARAKAEHDALMVSAPVVAAMHDRFPEAIEEEVELLDLDLAGYVLEWHARVPDWRDYYLALDQTRHYGYLKKVLQALTFLRGPQTWILKSPQHCEQLGALMATFPDATVAFTHRDPVAVVQSAITMMAYSDRLRRTSIDPQWLLDYWTDRVHRLLRACVRDRDLIGPERSIDINFQQLNGNAMPVLDELYRRGGVELTPKVRSRFQQYLDGNPRGKHGRVRYDLQRHFGVSAGELRARFGFYFDRFDVHPE, from the coding sequence ATGAGCGCTGCGGGTTCCGACATCGCAGACCTGGATTTCGACGACCTGACCTCGCCGCGGCTGACCGACATCCAGCGCCAGATCCTGGAATTCACCGAGGCCAGGCCGGTGTACTTCGATATCGACCGGATGCTCGCGCAGGCCGTCGAGCAGGCCGGTGCCGAAGACCTGGACGACACCGACGGCTTCGGGGACCGCTTGCGAGCGCACGTCGCCGCGATCGAAGCCGACGACGGGCTGCGCCAGCTCACGCGGTCGACCTTGCGGCAACGGGTGGTCCGCCTGCTCCGAAATCGGTTGTCGCTGACCGAGCTGATCAAGCGCTACCCCGAGATCGAGTCGATCACGATCGAGAACCCGTTCATCGTGGTCGGCATGCCACGGTCGGGCACCACCCATCTGGTGAATCTCATCGCCGCCGACCCGCGCCGCCGCGCGCTGCCGTACTGGGAGAGTCAGGAGCCCATACCGGCGCCCGGCGAAGGCCCGGACATCGACGGCATCGACCCGCGATATGCCCGCGCCAAGGCCGAGCATGATGCGCTGATGGTCAGCGCCCCGGTCGTGGCCGCGATGCACGATCGCTTCCCCGAGGCCATCGAGGAAGAGGTCGAACTTCTCGACCTCGACCTGGCCGGCTACGTCTTGGAATGGCATGCGCGCGTGCCGGATTGGCGCGACTACTATCTGGCACTCGACCAGACCCGGCACTACGGCTACCTGAAGAAGGTGCTGCAGGCCCTCACCTTTCTCCGCGGACCGCAAACGTGGATCCTCAAGAGTCCCCAGCACTGCGAGCAACTGGGTGCGCTGATGGCGACCTTCCCCGACGCCACCGTCGCCTTCACCCACCGCGATCCGGTCGCGGTCGTGCAGTCGGCGATCACGATGATGGCCTACTCCGATCGATTGCGCCGCACCAGCATCGACCCGCAGTGGCTGCTCGACTACTGGACCGACCGGGTGCACCGGCTGCTGCGCGCGTGTGTCCGCGACCGCGACCTAATCGGTCCCGAGCGCAGCATCGATATCAACTTCCAGCAACTCAACGGCAACGCAATGCCGGTGCTCGACGAGCTCTACCGGCGCGGCGGGGTTGAGCTGACGCCTAAGGTGCGAAGCCGATTTCAGCAGTATTTGGACGGCAATCCGCGCGGTAAGCACGGGCGGGTCCGCTACGACCTGCAGCGGCATTTCGGCGTGTCGGCCGGTGAACTGCGCGCTCGGTTCGGGTTTTATTTCGACCGGTTCGACGTCCACCCCGAATGA
- a CDS encoding GGDEF domain-containing protein: MKWLAAWWSQADHFDWLTGYLQAHGLSSNARRLLAAVAASLVLVPANVWLGPAQVYRPAALVYSVVAAVIGLGMATLWLRGWPTRQQSLFFILTGSVLIGVGCLWQPVPLVALMACSALAVPGGYIAFFHTAKYMTLNFLLASAIAAVQAARLCAAGQPVLAFSGYFLVLELNVVVPLAIQIVVRALGVDLLRANRDPLTGLLNRRACDRAIVGRMLVGANHTFLMVAMIDLDRFKNLNDSRGHAAGDEALVAVAGALTAACSDTAVVGRVGGEEFLIADVVTAEQKPGWGRQLCDAVAAINAPVTASVGIASLALRDVVADHAHRVFRQLVADADNAMYEAKRCGGNQIRHHQSVA, from the coding sequence ATGAAGTGGCTGGCGGCGTGGTGGAGCCAGGCCGACCATTTCGATTGGCTGACTGGTTATTTGCAGGCGCACGGATTGAGTTCGAACGCCCGCAGGCTGCTGGCCGCCGTGGCCGCGTCGCTGGTGTTGGTGCCCGCGAACGTCTGGTTAGGCCCAGCGCAGGTGTATCGCCCCGCGGCGTTGGTGTACTCCGTGGTCGCCGCCGTGATCGGGCTGGGCATGGCCACGCTCTGGTTGCGCGGCTGGCCCACCCGGCAGCAGTCGCTGTTTTTCATCTTGACCGGCAGCGTGCTTATCGGCGTCGGTTGTCTATGGCAACCGGTCCCGTTGGTGGCCCTCATGGCGTGCTCGGCGCTGGCCGTTCCGGGCGGTTACATCGCGTTCTTCCACACCGCCAAGTACATGACGTTGAACTTCTTGCTCGCCAGCGCAATCGCGGCCGTGCAGGCGGCTCGTCTTTGTGCGGCGGGGCAACCGGTGCTGGCGTTCTCCGGCTATTTCCTGGTCCTGGAGCTGAATGTGGTTGTCCCATTGGCGATTCAGATCGTCGTGCGTGCTCTCGGAGTTGATCTTCTGCGCGCCAACCGCGATCCGCTGACCGGGCTGTTGAATCGGCGCGCCTGCGACCGGGCCATCGTGGGGCGAATGCTTGTCGGCGCCAACCACACATTTTTGATGGTTGCCATGATTGATCTGGACCGTTTCAAAAACCTGAACGACTCTCGCGGTCATGCCGCCGGCGATGAGGCGTTGGTCGCGGTGGCCGGTGCGCTGACCGCCGCCTGCAGCGACACCGCCGTCGTTGGGCGCGTCGGTGGCGAGGAATTCCTGATCGCCGACGTCGTGACGGCCGAGCAGAAGCCCGGCTGGGGCCGACAGCTCTGCGACGCCGTGGCCGCAATCAACGCGCCGGTCACCGCGAGCGTCGGGATCGCTTCCCTGGCGTTGCGCGACGTGGTGGCCGATCACGCCCACCGGGTCTTCCGGCAGTTGGTCGCCGACGCCGACAACGCGATGTATGAAGCCAAGCGATGCGGGGGCAACCAGATCCGCCACCATCAGTCCGTGGCCTGA